In one Corynebacterium bovis DSM 20582 = CIP 54.80 genomic region, the following are encoded:
- the argH gene encoding argininosuccinate lyase, whose protein sequence is MSSDTSSETSTGTPASPHGTNEGALWGGRFSGGPAEAMAELSRSTHFDWVLAPYDVLASSAHARVLHAAGLLSDADLDTMLDGLRRLGEDVASGAFTPDPGDEDVHGAMERGLIDRVGPEVGGRLRAGRSRNDQVATLFRMWVRDAVREVSQGVLDVVDALVAQSRRHPDAVMPGKTHFQAAQPVLLAHQLLAHAQPLLRDVARVRDLDRRLAVSPYGSGALAGSSLSLDPEAIAEELGFDAAADNSIDATSSRDFASETAFVLAQVAVDLSRLAEEIIAWSTPEFGYVTLADEWSTGSSIMPQKKNPDVAELMRGKTGRLIGNLTGLLATLKAQPLAYNRDLQEDKEPIVDSVSQLRLLLPAMAGLVDTLTFHPDRMRELAPAGFTLATDLAEWMVRQGVPFRVAHEAAGVCVRTAESRGVGLVDLTDAELAAAHPALTPEVREVLTVDGAVASRSTRGGTAGVRVAEQLDRVVEGVDDARAWAARPVRGSRA, encoded by the coding sequence ATGAGCAGTGACACGAGCAGCGAGACCAGCACCGGCACCCCCGCGAGCCCGCACGGGACGAACGAGGGGGCGCTCTGGGGCGGCCGGTTCTCCGGCGGCCCGGCGGAGGCGATGGCCGAGCTCAGCCGGTCGACGCACTTCGACTGGGTGCTCGCCCCCTACGACGTGCTCGCGTCGTCCGCCCACGCCCGGGTGCTCCACGCCGCCGGCCTGCTCTCGGACGCGGACCTGGACACGATGCTCGACGGCCTGCGCCGGCTCGGTGAGGACGTCGCCTCCGGCGCGTTCACCCCGGACCCGGGCGACGAGGACGTCCACGGGGCGATGGAGCGCGGCCTCATCGACCGCGTCGGCCCGGAGGTCGGCGGCCGGCTCCGCGCGGGCCGGTCCCGGAACGACCAGGTCGCGACGTTGTTCCGGATGTGGGTCCGGGACGCGGTCCGGGAGGTCTCGCAGGGGGTGCTCGACGTCGTCGACGCGCTCGTCGCCCAGTCCCGCCGCCACCCGGACGCGGTCATGCCGGGCAAGACGCACTTCCAGGCCGCGCAGCCGGTCCTGCTGGCCCACCAGCTGCTCGCCCACGCCCAGCCGCTGCTCCGGGACGTCGCCCGGGTCCGTGACCTCGACCGGCGGCTCGCCGTGTCCCCGTACGGTTCGGGGGCGCTCGCCGGGTCGTCGCTGTCGCTGGACCCGGAGGCCATCGCGGAGGAGCTCGGCTTCGACGCCGCGGCGGACAACTCCATCGACGCGACGAGTTCGCGGGACTTCGCGTCGGAGACGGCGTTCGTCCTCGCGCAGGTCGCCGTCGACCTGTCCCGGCTGGCCGAGGAGATCATCGCGTGGTCGACGCCGGAGTTCGGCTACGTCACCCTCGCCGACGAGTGGTCGACCGGGTCGTCGATCATGCCGCAGAAGAAGAACCCGGACGTCGCGGAGCTCATGCGCGGCAAGACCGGCCGGCTCATCGGCAACCTCACCGGTCTCCTCGCGACCCTCAAGGCCCAGCCCCTGGCGTACAACCGGGACCTGCAGGAGGACAAGGAGCCGATCGTGGACTCCGTCTCCCAGCTCCGGCTGCTCCTGCCGGCGATGGCGGGGCTCGTCGACACCCTGACCTTCCACCCGGACCGGATGCGGGAGCTGGCCCCGGCCGGGTTCACCCTCGCGACGGATCTCGCCGAGTGGATGGTCCGCCAGGGGGTGCCGTTCCGGGTGGCCCACGAGGCCGCGGGGGTGTGCGTGCGCACCGCCGAGTCGCGGGGGGTCGGTCTCGTCGACCTCACCGACGCCGAGCTCGCGGCGGCGCACCCGGCGCTCACCCCGGAGGTCCGGGAGGTGCTCACGGTCGACGGGGCGGTCGCGTCCCGGTCGACGCGCGGGGGCACGGCCGGTGTCCGCGTCGCCGAGCAGCTCGACCGGGTGGTGGAGGGGGTCGACGACGCCCGCGCCTGGGCGGCCCGGCCCGTCCGCGGGTCGCGGGCCTGA
- a CDS encoding acetylornithine transaminase, producing MTTDPTTGTWRDRWAGALMDTYGTPAVELVSGRGARVTDSDGREYIDLLAGIAVNALGHAHPAVVDAVSRQVATLGQVSNVFAHPQVISLAERIKEIVGEDDARVFFCNSGAEANEAAFKLARLTGRPRIIAAENGFHGRTMGSLALTGQPAKRAPFEPLPAGVEFVPYGDIDALRALADDSTAAVILESIQGETGVVPPPPGYLARVRELCDTHGILMIVDEVQAGMGRTGRWFGYQEDGIVPDVVTMAKGLGGGLPLGACVAMPRADLFTPGGHGTTFGGNPVSCAAGLAVVDTIRREGLLDHARRMGDLFREGLEGHDAVREVRGRGLMLGVVLREPAAPGSLDPLSRGLILNQPAPDVLRIVPPLTITDQDVRTSVRIIREMLS from the coding sequence ATGACCACTGACCCGACGACCGGCACCTGGCGCGACCGCTGGGCCGGCGCACTCATGGACACCTACGGCACACCCGCCGTCGAGCTCGTCTCGGGCCGCGGCGCCCGGGTGACCGACTCCGACGGCCGGGAGTACATCGACCTCCTCGCCGGGATCGCCGTCAACGCGCTGGGGCACGCCCACCCGGCCGTCGTCGACGCCGTGTCCCGCCAGGTCGCGACGCTCGGCCAGGTGTCGAACGTCTTCGCCCACCCGCAGGTCATCAGCCTCGCGGAACGCATCAAGGAGATCGTGGGGGAGGACGACGCCCGGGTGTTCTTCTGCAACTCCGGGGCGGAGGCCAACGAGGCGGCGTTCAAGCTGGCCCGTCTCACCGGCCGCCCGCGGATCATCGCCGCGGAGAACGGGTTCCACGGCCGGACGATGGGCTCGCTCGCCCTGACCGGCCAGCCGGCGAAGCGGGCACCCTTCGAACCGCTGCCCGCCGGGGTGGAGTTCGTGCCCTACGGCGACATCGACGCGCTGCGCGCCCTCGCCGACGACTCCACCGCCGCGGTGATCCTCGAGTCGATCCAGGGGGAGACCGGCGTCGTCCCGCCGCCGCCGGGCTACCTCGCCCGGGTCCGGGAACTGTGCGACACCCACGGCATCCTCATGATCGTCGACGAGGTCCAGGCGGGCATGGGCCGCACCGGCCGCTGGTTCGGCTACCAGGAGGACGGCATCGTCCCCGACGTCGTCACCATGGCGAAGGGGCTCGGCGGCGGCCTGCCCCTCGGGGCGTGCGTGGCCATGCCCCGCGCCGACCTGTTCACCCCGGGCGGCCACGGCACGACCTTCGGCGGGAACCCGGTGTCCTGCGCCGCCGGACTCGCGGTCGTCGACACGATCCGCCGGGAGGGCCTGCTCGACCACGCCCGGCGCATGGGTGACCTGTTCCGCGAGGGCCTCGAGGGGCACGACGCGGTGCGGGAGGTCCGCGGCCGGGGCCTCATGCTCGGCGTCGTGCTCCGCGAACCGGCGGCACCCGGGTCGCTCGACCCGCTGTCCCGGGGCCTCATCCTCAACCAGCCGGCACCGGACGTCCTCCGGATCGTCCCGCCGCTCACCATCACCGACCAGGACGTCCGGACGAGCGTCCGGATCATCAGGGAGATGCTGTCATGA
- a CDS encoding arginine repressor, which translates to MAAAVTRTARQDLITRIIGQQVVPNQRELLGILHRRGVDVTQATLSRDLVDIGARKVRSEGKTYYTVSGDSPGDAPGMLRRVLQELLVGTDHSGNTAVLRTPPGAAQYLASVIDRTAIVHVVATLAGDDTVFVLAREPMDGRGLAEHLHRLSLG; encoded by the coding sequence ATGGCTGCTGCGGTGACGCGGACGGCGCGGCAGGACCTCATCACCCGGATCATCGGCCAGCAGGTGGTGCCGAACCAGCGCGAGCTGCTCGGCATCCTCCACCGCCGGGGCGTCGACGTCACGCAGGCGACGCTGTCCCGCGACCTCGTGGACATCGGGGCGCGGAAGGTCCGGTCGGAGGGGAAGACGTACTACACGGTGTCCGGGGACAGCCCGGGCGACGCCCCGGGGATGCTCCGGCGCGTGCTCCAGGAGCTGCTCGTCGGCACCGACCACTCCGGCAACACCGCCGTGCTGCGGACCCCGCCGGGCGCGGCACAGTACCTGGCCAGCGTCATCGACCGCACTGCTATCGTTCATGTCGTGGCCACGCTGGCCGGCGACGACACCGTGTTCGTCCTCGCCCGGGAGCCGATGGACGGCCGCGGACTGGCGGAGCACCTCCACCGGCTCTCACTCGGGTGA
- the argC gene encoding N-acetyl-gamma-glutamyl-phosphate reductase, with the protein MLTIAVAGASGYAGGEALRLLLNHPGHGRDFEIGALTGGSNAGTRVGDLVPALPELAGRTLEETTQERLAEHDVVILALPHGVSSSLDLGDAVVLDCGADHRLTSEADWRAYYGGEHPGAWPYGIPEMPGHREAVASSRAVAVPGCFPTGATLAAMPGVLAGLVAPQVSVVSVTGVTGAGRSPSVPLLGGETMSSLRAYKVGTHRHTPEIRQNLRELVPGDRADTVHVTFTPVLAPLPRGILTTVTAPARGTARDIRRAYEDFCADEPFLHLLPEGMQPETKNVRGSNAVHLQVAVTDGMVVATSAIDNLTKGTAGAAVQCLNLIQGWDETAGLPQTGV; encoded by the coding sequence ATGTTGACCATCGCAGTAGCCGGCGCCAGCGGATACGCCGGCGGGGAGGCCCTCCGCCTCCTCCTCAACCACCCCGGACACGGGCGCGACTTCGAGATCGGCGCCCTCACCGGCGGATCGAACGCCGGCACGCGCGTCGGTGACCTCGTCCCGGCGCTGCCCGAGCTCGCCGGGCGGACCCTCGAGGAGACGACGCAGGAGCGGCTCGCGGAGCACGACGTCGTCATCCTCGCCCTCCCGCACGGCGTGTCCTCCTCCCTCGACCTGGGGGACGCGGTCGTCCTCGACTGCGGGGCCGACCACCGCCTGACCTCCGAGGCCGACTGGCGGGCGTACTACGGCGGCGAGCACCCCGGGGCCTGGCCGTACGGGATCCCGGAGATGCCCGGTCACCGGGAGGCCGTCGCGTCGTCGCGCGCGGTCGCGGTCCCCGGCTGCTTCCCGACGGGCGCGACGCTCGCGGCGATGCCGGGGGTCCTCGCGGGCCTCGTCGCCCCGCAGGTCTCCGTCGTCTCCGTCACCGGGGTGACCGGGGCCGGCCGGAGCCCGTCGGTGCCCCTGCTCGGGGGAGAGACGATGTCCTCCCTGCGGGCCTACAAGGTCGGCACCCACCGGCACACCCCGGAGATCCGGCAGAACCTGCGGGAACTCGTCCCCGGGGACCGGGCGGACACCGTCCACGTCACCTTCACCCCCGTCCTCGCCCCCCTGCCGCGGGGCATCCTCACGACCGTCACCGCGCCGGCGCGGGGTACGGCCCGGGACATCCGCCGGGCCTACGAGGACTTCTGCGCGGACGAGCCGTTCCTCCACCTGCTCCCCGAGGGGATGCAGCCGGAGACGAAGAACGTCCGCGGGTCGAACGCCGTGCACCTCCAGGTCGCGGTGACCGACGGGATGGTCGTCGCGACGAGCGCGATCGACAACCTCACCAAGGGCACCGCCGGGGCGGCGGTGCAGTGTCTCAACCTCATCCAGGGCTGGGACGAGACCGCGGGCCTGCCGCAGACAGGGGTGTGA
- the argF gene encoding ornithine carbamoyltransferase, with protein sequence MNFLTDDDLTPAQQAEVLDLALELKADRYRDTLARRSVAVLMDKTSTRTRFSFDAGIHELGGNAIIVDTSVSQLGKGETIQDTGAVLSRYVSAIVWRTSAHANLEAIAETATVPVVNGLCDDFHPCQILADLLTIREKKGRLAGLRAVYLGDGNNMANSYMLGFATAGVDITVASPEQFAPRPEFVERARRRAAETGATVTVTTDPDTSGADVVITDTWVSMGQDASLDRSALRPYQVTAGTMAAAAPDAVFMHCLPAYRGNEVTAEVIDGPQSVVLDEAENRLHAQKALLTWLLR encoded by the coding sequence ATGAACTTCCTCACCGACGACGACCTCACGCCCGCCCAGCAGGCGGAGGTCCTCGACCTCGCCCTCGAGCTCAAGGCCGACCGGTACCGGGACACCCTCGCGCGGCGGTCCGTCGCCGTCCTCATGGACAAGACCTCGACGCGCACGCGCTTCTCCTTCGACGCGGGCATCCACGAACTCGGCGGGAACGCCATCATCGTCGACACCTCCGTGTCCCAGCTCGGCAAGGGTGAGACCATCCAGGACACCGGGGCCGTGCTCAGCCGGTACGTCTCCGCCATCGTGTGGCGGACCTCGGCCCACGCCAACCTCGAGGCCATCGCGGAGACCGCGACCGTGCCCGTCGTCAACGGCCTGTGCGACGACTTCCACCCGTGCCAGATCCTCGCCGACCTCCTGACCATCCGGGAGAAGAAGGGGCGGCTCGCGGGGCTGCGGGCGGTCTACCTCGGCGACGGGAACAACATGGCGAACTCCTACATGCTGGGCTTCGCCACCGCCGGGGTGGACATCACCGTCGCCTCCCCGGAGCAGTTCGCGCCCCGCCCCGAGTTCGTCGAGCGGGCCCGGCGGCGCGCCGCCGAGACGGGGGCGACCGTGACCGTCACGACCGACCCGGACACGAGCGGTGCCGACGTCGTCATCACCGACACCTGGGTGTCGATGGGGCAGGACGCCTCCCTCGACCGGAGCGCCCTGCGGCCCTACCAGGTCACGGCCGGGACGATGGCCGCGGCGGCCCCGGACGCGGTGTTCATGCACTGCCTGCCGGCCTACCGGGGCAACGAGGTCACCGCCGAGGTCATCGACGGCCCGCAGTCGGTCGTCCTCGACGAGGCGGAGAACCGGCTCCACGCACAGAAGGCCCTGCTCACATGGCTGCTGCGGTGA
- a CDS encoding Trm112 family protein: MIAPRLLDILVCPQDRLPLEDHGDHLVNPRLGVAYPVTDGIPVLLADEAVSWPVD, encoded by the coding sequence ATGATCGCACCGCGTCTGCTCGACATCCTCGTCTGCCCGCAGGACCGCCTGCCCCTGGAGGACCACGGTGACCACCTGGTCAACCCGCGCCTGGGCGTGGCCTACCCGGTGACGGACGGGATCCCCGTCCTCCTCGCCGACGAGGCCGTCTCCTGGCCCGTCGACTGA
- a CDS encoding argininosuccinate synthase, with amino-acid sequence MKDRVVLAYSGGLDTSVAISWIGKERDAEVVAVAIDLGQGGEDLETVRQRALDCGAVEAIVVDAKDEFAEEYCLPTIKANGMYMKEYPLVSAISRPLIVKHLTDAAKEHGGTAVAHGCTGKGNDQVRFEVGFADTAPDLDIIAPVRDYAWTREKAIAFAEENDLPIEQSKKSPFSIDQNVWGRAVETGFLEDLWNAPTKDVYAYTEDPGLGQAPDEVVISFEGGAPVAIDGRKVTVLEAIEELNRRAGAQGVGRLDMVEDRLIGIKSREIYEAPGAMTLIRAHEALEAVTVERELARYKRGVDAEWSNQVYDGLWFSPLKRSLDAFIESTQTHVSGDIRLVLHAGAITVNGRRSETSLYDFNLATYDEGDSFDQSHARGFVELHGLSSKIACRRDNENKA; translated from the coding sequence ATGAAGGACCGCGTCGTACTCGCGTACTCGGGTGGCCTCGACACCTCCGTCGCCATCAGCTGGATCGGCAAGGAGCGTGACGCCGAGGTCGTCGCCGTCGCCATCGACCTCGGCCAGGGCGGGGAGGACCTCGAGACCGTGCGCCAGCGGGCGCTCGACTGCGGCGCCGTCGAGGCGATCGTCGTCGACGCGAAGGACGAGTTCGCGGAGGAGTACTGCCTGCCGACGATCAAGGCCAACGGCATGTACATGAAGGAGTACCCGCTGGTCTCCGCGATCTCGCGGCCGCTCATCGTCAAGCACCTCACCGACGCGGCGAAGGAGCACGGCGGCACCGCCGTCGCCCACGGCTGCACCGGCAAGGGCAACGACCAGGTCCGCTTCGAGGTCGGCTTCGCGGACACGGCCCCCGACCTGGACATCATCGCGCCGGTCAGGGACTACGCCTGGACCCGCGAGAAGGCCATCGCCTTCGCCGAGGAGAACGACCTGCCGATCGAGCAGTCGAAGAAGTCCCCGTTCTCCATCGACCAGAACGTGTGGGGCCGCGCCGTCGAGACCGGCTTCCTCGAGGACCTGTGGAACGCCCCGACGAAGGACGTGTACGCCTACACGGAGGACCCGGGCCTCGGCCAGGCCCCGGACGAGGTCGTCATCTCCTTCGAGGGCGGCGCCCCGGTCGCCATCGACGGTCGGAAGGTCACCGTCCTCGAGGCGATCGAGGAGCTCAACCGCCGGGCGGGCGCGCAGGGCGTCGGCCGGCTCGACATGGTCGAGGACCGTCTCATCGGTATCAAGTCCCGGGAGATCTACGAGGCCCCCGGCGCGATGACGCTCATCCGGGCCCACGAGGCCCTGGAGGCCGTCACGGTCGAGCGTGAGCTCGCCCGGTACAAGCGCGGCGTGGACGCCGAGTGGTCGAACCAGGTCTACGACGGCCTGTGGTTCTCCCCGCTCAAGCGCTCCCTCGACGCGTTCATCGAGTCCACGCAGACCCACGTCAGCGGCGACATCCGGCTCGTGCTCCACGCCGGGGCGATCACCGTCAACGGCCGCCGGTCGGAGACCTCGCTCTACGATTTCAACCTGGCGACCTACGACGAGGGTGACTCGTTCGACCAGAGTCACGCCCGGGGCTTCGTCGAGCTCCACGGCCTGTCGTCGAAGATCGCCTGCCGCCGCGACAACGAGAACAAGGCCTGA
- the argJ gene encoding bifunctional glutamate N-acetyltransferase/amino-acid acetyltransferase ArgJ, whose amino-acid sequence MTTMNGPGTGPTGGSGRAGDTAAPTGGVTAPAGFRAASTTAGIKPSGAADMALVVNDGPEFTAAAVFTRNRIVAAPVKLTRRHADGTLRAVVVNAGNANACTGPGGDADALATAQATAEELGCATEDVAVCSTGLIGDRLPMDRVLTGVRALPAALDTTPEAAHGAARAIMTTDLVAKEAVHRADGWTVGAMGKGVGMMAPSLATMLVVVTTDAVVEAGEVDAALRAATASTFDCLDVDGCTSTNDTVLVMASGASGVRPGPEALAEAVRAVCADLAAQMQADAEGVTKRVSVTVTGARDDDEARTAARVIARDNLVKCAMFGSDPNWGRVLAAVGMAPVDLDPDHVSVSFNGHPVCVDSTGAPGARDVDLSGPDIAVTVDLGVGGTAPGGTPGTATVRTTDLSHAYVEINSAYST is encoded by the coding sequence ATGACCACGATGAACGGACCGGGTACGGGACCGACCGGCGGCAGCGGCCGGGCGGGGGACACTGCGGCGCCCACGGGCGGGGTGACCGCTCCCGCCGGGTTCCGGGCGGCGTCGACGACCGCCGGGATCAAGCCCTCGGGCGCGGCGGACATGGCGCTCGTCGTCAACGACGGGCCGGAGTTCACCGCGGCGGCGGTCTTCACCCGCAACCGCATCGTCGCCGCGCCGGTGAAGCTCACCCGGCGGCACGCGGACGGCACGCTCCGCGCGGTCGTCGTCAACGCCGGCAACGCCAACGCGTGCACGGGCCCGGGCGGTGACGCGGACGCCCTCGCCACGGCGCAGGCGACCGCGGAGGAACTCGGCTGCGCGACGGAGGACGTCGCCGTGTGCTCCACCGGCCTCATCGGCGACCGGCTCCCGATGGACCGGGTCCTCACCGGGGTGCGGGCGCTGCCCGCGGCCCTCGACACCACCCCGGAGGCCGCGCACGGGGCGGCCCGCGCGATCATGACGACCGACCTCGTCGCCAAGGAGGCGGTGCACCGGGCCGACGGCTGGACGGTCGGGGCCATGGGCAAGGGCGTCGGCATGATGGCGCCGAGCCTCGCCACGATGCTCGTCGTCGTCACGACGGACGCCGTCGTCGAGGCGGGGGAGGTCGACGCCGCGCTCCGGGCCGCGACCGCGTCGACCTTCGACTGTCTCGACGTCGACGGCTGCACCTCCACGAACGACACCGTCCTCGTCATGGCGAGCGGGGCGTCGGGCGTGCGCCCCGGGCCGGAGGCCCTCGCGGAGGCCGTCCGCGCGGTGTGCGCGGACCTCGCCGCCCAGATGCAGGCCGACGCGGAGGGCGTGACGAAGCGGGTGTCCGTCACCGTCACCGGCGCCCGGGACGACGACGAGGCCCGCACCGCCGCGCGCGTCATCGCCCGCGACAACCTCGTGAAGTGCGCGATGTTCGGGTCCGACCCGAACTGGGGCCGCGTCCTCGCCGCCGTCGGCATGGCGCCGGTCGACCTGGACCCCGACCACGTGTCGGTGTCCTTCAACGGGCACCCGGTGTGCGTCGACTCGACCGGCGCGCCCGGTGCCCGCGACGTCGACCTCTCCGGGCCGGACATCGCCGTCACGGTCGACCTCGGGGTCGGCGGCACGGCGCCGGGCGGGACCCCGGGCACCGCGACCGTGCGGACGACCGACCTCTCCCACGCCTACGTCGAGATCAACTCCGCCTACAGCACCTGA
- the argB gene encoding acetylglutamate kinase, whose translation MATIHGSLGETVPDATVTDLNPAQRAHVLAEALPWLLHYRGKIVVVKYGGNAMVDAGLKAAFAADMAFLRTVGVHPVVVHGGGPQISEMLSRVGLEGEFRGGFRVTTPEVMEYVRMVLFGKVGRELVGLINKHGPFAVGTSGEDAGLFEATKRYVTVDGERVDIGRVGDITHVNAGSLLDLVDAGRIPVVSTIAPDASGEIYNINADTAAGALASAIGAERLVMLTNVEGLYTDWPDRGSLVSRITRRELEEIMPTLDSGMIPKMEACLNAIRTGVRAAHVIDGRIRHSVLLELMTEGGIGTMVAEDWDDENGAGTGDDADHGDGAGTPGTGHRDDTTAHGEDHDDH comes from the coding sequence ATGGCCACCATCCACGGCTCACTCGGTGAGACCGTCCCCGACGCGACGGTCACCGACCTCAACCCGGCCCAGCGCGCCCACGTCCTCGCCGAGGCGTTGCCGTGGCTGCTGCACTACCGGGGGAAGATCGTCGTCGTGAAGTACGGCGGCAACGCCATGGTGGACGCCGGCCTCAAGGCGGCGTTCGCCGCGGACATGGCGTTCCTCCGCACCGTCGGGGTCCACCCCGTCGTCGTCCACGGCGGCGGCCCGCAGATCTCCGAGATGCTCAGCCGCGTCGGCCTCGAGGGGGAGTTCCGCGGCGGGTTCCGCGTGACGACGCCGGAGGTCATGGAGTACGTCCGCATGGTGCTCTTCGGCAAGGTCGGACGGGAGCTCGTCGGACTCATCAACAAGCACGGGCCGTTCGCCGTCGGCACCTCCGGCGAGGACGCCGGGCTGTTCGAGGCGACGAAGCGCTACGTCACCGTCGACGGCGAACGGGTGGACATCGGGCGCGTCGGCGACATCACGCACGTCAACGCGGGGAGCCTGCTCGACCTCGTCGACGCCGGCCGCATCCCCGTCGTGTCGACCATCGCCCCCGACGCCTCCGGGGAGATCTACAACATCAACGCCGACACCGCGGCCGGGGCCCTCGCCTCCGCGATCGGGGCCGAGCGGCTCGTCATGCTCACCAACGTCGAGGGCCTGTACACCGACTGGCCGGACCGGGGCTCGCTCGTCTCCCGGATCACCCGCCGGGAGCTCGAGGAGATCATGCCGACGCTCGACTCCGGCATGATCCCGAAGATGGAGGCCTGCCTCAACGCGATCCGGACCGGCGTCCGGGCGGCGCACGTCATCGACGGGCGTATCCGGCACTCGGTGCTCCTCGAGCTCATGACCGAGGGCGGCATCGGGACGATGGTCGCCGAGGACTGGGACGACGAGAACGGGGCCGGGACCGGGGACGACGCCGACCACGGCGACGGCGCCGGCACCCCCGGCACCGGGCACCGCGACGACACGACCGCACACGGGGAGGACCACGATGACCACTGA